In Bdellovibrio sp. GT3, one genomic interval encodes:
- a CDS encoding AAA family ATPase, which produces MALNAAIKQESQFIEKMMTEINKVVVGQKEMVEGIMMGLLTGGHILLEGVPGLAKTLTISTVCKSISLDFQRIQFTPDLLPTDLIGTMIFNPKSGEFAPRKGPVFTNIVLADEINRAPAKVQSALLEAMAEKQVTIGEESYKLANPFLVLATQNPLEQEGTYPLPEAQMDRFMFKINVVYPQKGEELEILNRMGTNEKPTVNPVISREDLLRASERADQIYVDNKIKNYIVEIVMASRNPGEYGLSRIANLINVGGSPRATICLFRAAKAHAFLRGRGYVTAEDVKAIAYHVMRHRLILTYEAEAENIKSDDVIKEILSQVEVP; this is translated from the coding sequence ATGGCGTTAAATGCCGCGATCAAGCAAGAGAGTCAATTCATCGAAAAGATGATGACTGAGATCAACAAGGTTGTGGTCGGACAAAAGGAGATGGTCGAAGGGATCATGATGGGCCTTTTGACGGGCGGCCATATTTTGCTGGAAGGTGTACCGGGGCTGGCAAAGACTCTGACGATCTCCACAGTTTGTAAATCCATCTCTCTGGATTTCCAACGTATTCAGTTCACTCCCGATCTTTTGCCGACGGATTTGATTGGTACGATGATCTTTAATCCGAAATCAGGTGAGTTCGCTCCACGTAAAGGACCTGTTTTCACCAATATCGTCTTGGCCGACGAGATCAATCGTGCCCCGGCAAAAGTGCAATCTGCACTTCTTGAAGCCATGGCGGAAAAACAAGTCACCATCGGTGAAGAGTCGTACAAACTTGCGAACCCATTCCTGGTGCTGGCAACACAAAATCCATTGGAGCAAGAGGGGACTTATCCTCTTCCAGAAGCCCAAATGGACCGTTTCATGTTCAAGATCAACGTGGTGTATCCACAAAAAGGCGAAGAGCTTGAGATCCTGAACCGCATGGGTACGAATGAAAAGCCGACGGTAAATCCGGTGATCTCTCGCGAAGACCTTTTGCGTGCATCCGAACGAGCGGATCAGATTTACGTTGATAACAAAATCAAAAACTACATCGTGGAAATCGTGATGGCTTCCAGAAATCCTGGGGAATACGGCCTTAGCCGTATCGCGAACCTGATCAATGTGGGCGGTTCACCGCGTGCAACGATCTGTTTGTTCCGCGCAGCCAAAGCTCATGCGTTCCTTCGTGGTCGTGGTTATGTGACGGCAGAGGACGTAAAAGCCATTGCTTATCACGTGATGAGACATCGTCTGATCCTGACGTACGAAGCAGAGGCTGAGAACATCAAGTCTGATGACGTGATCAAAGAAATCCTAAGCCAGGTTGAGGTTCCATAG